The bacterium genome includes a window with the following:
- a CDS encoding TolC family protein — MNRLAFLARAVPLSILIVLCAISSSAQGFESDSLLASYVAESWKSHPNIERMQAMIAVERSRATMNNSWMNPELRAGLMNVPESFDVHSDPMTMFQIGAMQQIPFPGKLNAARQAGEARVRAATSILDQERFRMAAMVAMAYYDLAAALETRQMLEQGLVLTKQAVDAAASLLSTGKGSRTEVLRAGLEQEEWDLKLLANASEIDQKRAELAYSIGRTNDNALVNPILPNALPPLIDLDAGLALVENASTPQVKIAQAQLRATEFELRRAKLDYWPDVKLGLAYGIRGALKGAGTDPHTGEPISQSLKQDNMVTIEVSASIPLLSRGNQQAKISEARAMSRSQQSEQKESMLNQQQELRIVHSEFAKTINQYEVNRQVVEQSEAAWRSALVDYQAGVYPYMGLSDARTVLVMAQIESVMYRAKAWATYRQWQSLLGNYSVDATEQ; from the coding sequence TTGAACCGACTAGCCTTTTTGGCCCGCGCGGTCCCCTTGTCGATTCTAATTGTGCTTTGTGCAATTAGCTCATCTGCACAAGGGTTTGAGAGCGACAGCTTGCTTGCGAGTTATGTCGCTGAATCTTGGAAGTCCCATCCCAACATCGAACGCATGCAGGCAATGATTGCTGTGGAAAGAAGTCGTGCTACCATGAACAACTCGTGGATGAATCCGGAATTGCGCGCCGGACTAATGAATGTTCCGGAGAGTTTTGATGTGCATTCGGATCCGATGACTATGTTTCAGATTGGTGCCATGCAGCAGATTCCTTTCCCCGGGAAACTAAATGCGGCAAGACAAGCAGGTGAAGCTCGGGTCCGTGCCGCAACCTCCATTCTTGATCAAGAAAGATTTCGAATGGCTGCGATGGTGGCGATGGCTTATTACGATTTAGCGGCAGCTCTTGAAACACGCCAAATGCTTGAACAAGGACTTGTATTAACAAAACAGGCTGTTGACGCTGCAGCATCGTTGCTTTCCACAGGGAAGGGATCACGGACAGAAGTGTTGCGAGCAGGTCTTGAACAAGAGGAGTGGGATCTTAAATTGCTAGCGAACGCATCAGAGATTGACCAAAAACGCGCAGAGCTGGCCTACTCCATTGGAAGGACTAATGACAATGCACTGGTTAACCCTATTCTACCGAATGCTCTGCCACCTTTGATAGACCTTGACGCAGGACTTGCGTTGGTTGAAAATGCATCAACTCCGCAAGTCAAAATCGCGCAGGCGCAGTTACGAGCTACCGAATTTGAACTTCGAAGAGCCAAGCTTGATTATTGGCCGGACGTCAAGTTGGGGCTTGCTTATGGTATAAGAGGAGCATTGAAGGGTGCGGGGACAGATCCCCATACAGGCGAACCGATTTCTCAGTCACTCAAACAAGATAACATGGTCACTATAGAAGTGTCCGCTTCTATTCCGCTGTTATCCCGAGGTAATCAGCAAGCAAAGATAAGCGAAGCTCGCGCTATGAGCCGCAGTCAACAAAGCGAACAAAAAGAGTCGATGCTCAACCAGCAGCAGGAATTACGAATCGTTCACTCGGAATTTGCGAAAACGATTAATCAATACGAGGTAAATCGCCAAGTTGTCGAACAATCAGAGGCTGCCTGGCGCTCAGCGCTTGTGGACTATCAGGCGGGAGTGTATCCCTACATGGGACTTTCAGACGCACGTACGGTCTTAGTCATGGCACAAATAGAATCAGTCATGTATCGCGCGAAGGCATGGGCCACGTACCGTCAATGGCAGAGCTTGCTTGGAAATTACTCTGTTGACGCAACGGAACAATAA
- a CDS encoding efflux RND transporter periplasmic adaptor subunit, with protein sequence MRTTTAKWLPWLTLFIIASMGLTGWLLWGNRAQTGTETTRSSTAEIYTCPMDPEVQQDQPGKCPICGMNLVLKKADSAQPKSDKSESAENETKSESTDKYQCPMHPAIVQDHPGDCPICGMKLVRMKGSASDQSKPSSSSSHKVAFYRSPMNPNQTSPVPRKDEMGMDYLPVYEEDSSGDSDVNGRAAVEIDPKRQQLIGLRIAKAEKAGISGGWRTVGRVEIDPTRVSRINVKVAGFVEHVFVDFVGRAVKRGEPLFTLYSPDLLAAQQEYLLSLENRENNTNEGQASTYDAVVLAVRNKLKNWDVPESAIVRMEETRETTKALTFTSPVSGVVTLKDVVEGATLESGAVPYEVTDLNVVWVMADAYQPDLAHVHVGTRASMSFEALPDRVIIGTVAFIDPILDVQSRTAKVRLEVENENRDLKPGMFGEVLFKGESRESLTIPSDALIPTGSGFYVFVALGEGQFEPRAVMLGDKSGERVEIIEGLSEGESVVTRANFLVDSESSLRAALSAVEGN encoded by the coding sequence ATGAGAACAACAACTGCAAAATGGCTTCCTTGGTTAACTCTGTTTATCATCGCGAGTATGGGACTTACTGGTTGGCTATTGTGGGGCAACCGCGCTCAAACCGGGACAGAGACAACACGATCATCGACTGCCGAAATTTACACTTGTCCCATGGATCCCGAGGTTCAGCAGGATCAGCCCGGGAAGTGTCCGATATGCGGGATGAATCTCGTTCTTAAGAAAGCTGATTCGGCTCAACCAAAGAGTGATAAGTCGGAGAGCGCTGAGAACGAAACTAAATCTGAAAGCACAGACAAATATCAGTGTCCGATGCACCCTGCCATCGTACAGGATCACCCGGGTGATTGCCCAATCTGCGGAATGAAACTTGTTAGGATGAAGGGATCGGCATCTGACCAATCGAAGCCAAGTTCGTCATCGTCACACAAAGTGGCATTCTATCGTTCACCAATGAATCCAAATCAGACTTCGCCTGTCCCACGCAAAGATGAGATGGGCATGGATTATTTGCCTGTATACGAGGAGGATTCAAGCGGCGACTCAGATGTTAATGGCCGAGCGGCGGTAGAAATCGATCCTAAACGACAGCAGTTAATCGGACTGCGAATCGCTAAGGCCGAGAAAGCAGGCATTTCTGGAGGCTGGCGAACTGTCGGGCGCGTCGAAATTGACCCAACAAGAGTCAGCCGCATCAACGTCAAAGTTGCAGGATTCGTTGAGCACGTGTTTGTAGATTTCGTCGGTCGTGCCGTGAAGCGGGGAGAACCATTGTTCACACTTTATAGTCCTGATTTGCTTGCTGCGCAACAAGAGTATCTCCTTTCATTAGAGAATCGCGAGAACAACACGAATGAAGGTCAGGCTTCGACGTACGACGCGGTTGTGCTTGCAGTTCGAAACAAACTCAAGAATTGGGACGTACCCGAGTCCGCCATCGTTCGCATGGAGGAGACTCGGGAAACAACTAAGGCGCTGACTTTTACCTCTCCAGTTAGTGGAGTTGTAACTTTGAAAGATGTAGTCGAGGGAGCAACGCTTGAGTCTGGTGCTGTTCCGTACGAAGTAACTGATTTGAACGTAGTTTGGGTAATGGCAGATGCCTACCAGCCTGACCTCGCACACGTACATGTGGGAACACGAGCATCCATGTCATTTGAAGCACTACCTGATCGTGTGATTATTGGCACAGTGGCATTTATTGATCCGATTCTTGACGTGCAAAGCAGAACAGCCAAAGTAAGGCTTGAAGTAGAAAATGAAAATCGTGACTTAAAACCCGGCATGTTTGGTGAAGTGCTTTTCAAAGGGGAAAGTCGCGAGTCATTGACTATTCCGTCCGATGCGTTGATTCCGACTGGAAGTGGATTCTATGTCTTTGTCGCATTAGGCGAAGGTCAGTTTGAGCCGCGCGCTGTAATGCTTGGAGATAAATCTGGAGAGAGAGTTGAGATTATAGAGGGTCTAAGCGAAGGAGAATCAGTTGTAACGCGTGCTAATTTCCTGGTGGACTCGGAATCATCTTTGCGTGCAGCGCTGTCAGCGGTGGAAGGCAATTAA
- a CDS encoding efflux RND transporter permease subunit has protein sequence MQENLTVLQRIIRFSAENRWLVIAATLVAIVIAAWTMQHIPLDALPDLSDTQVIVYSRWDRSPDIIEDQVTYPIVSSLLGAPKVKAIRGFSDFGYSFIYVIFEDGTDIYWARTRVLEYLSKITAQLPTGVKTELGPDATSLGWVFQYALVDRSGKNTSDELRSYQDWYLRYAISSVPGVAEVAAVGGQVRQYQITVDPNALAAYNLPLEAVIQAVRKGNNDVGGRLVEISGREYMVRGRGYVESIADLEQLVLLSQGGTPVTVKDVATVALGPELRRGITDYNGEGDVVGGIVVMRQGENALNVIERIKARIEELRPSLPEGVEIVTTYDRSELIGRAIDTVEGKLIEELIIVSIIILIFLWHVPSAAIPIVTIPISVVLAFIPMYMMGLTANIMSLAGIAISVGVLVDGAIVEVENAYNKIYHWQAGGMKGDFHKVRLDALMEVGPTVFFSLLVIAVAFIPVFTLVDQEGRLFKPLAFSKNIAMAIAAVLAITLDPALRMMFARIDPFKFRPKFLAWTATKFAVGTYYSEEKHPISRFLHRIYEPPCRFVLRHPKATIFASLLLVALTIPVYLQLGHEFMPPLREGSLLYMPSAVQPGMSVAEAQKALQVQDKLLMTFPEVDRVFGKAGRAETSTDPAPFTMMETTILLKPESEWREKPRWYSSWSPEWLKAILRTAWRDRITEAELVSEMDERLQLPGISNAWTMPIKARLDMLSTGIRTPVGIKISGSDLAVVQQIAVEMESALQGVPDTRSVYAERVAGGYFLDFDLRRDQLARYGLTVDDANMMVMTAVGGDNQTTTVEGRARYGVNVRYARIFRDNLDALQRVLISLPNNQGQIPMSEIADIKLVEGPAMIRDENGLLAGYVYVDFDPSKVDVGGYVEHAKQAVSASVKIPTGYSVVWSGQYENMLRVKERLKLIIPLTLILIFGLLYMNTKSSFKSFMVMLAVPFSAIGAVWLMYFLDYNVSIAAWVGMIALLGLDAETGVFMLLFLDLSHNEARVRGQLRTTGDLVEAIVHGAVKRVRPKAMTVCAAFIGLLPIMWSTGAGSDLMKRVAAPMVGGLVTSFALELLVYPAIYYLWKRKTVVPGPESSADNGENTAATLVPC, from the coding sequence ATGCAGGAAAACTTAACAGTTCTCCAACGCATCATCCGCTTCTCTGCTGAGAATCGCTGGCTTGTCATTGCGGCAACGCTTGTGGCAATCGTGATTGCTGCGTGGACCATGCAGCACATCCCATTGGACGCGTTGCCCGACTTGTCTGATACACAGGTCATCGTTTACTCACGTTGGGACCGCAGTCCGGATATCATTGAGGATCAGGTCACATATCCGATCGTCAGTTCGCTGCTCGGCGCGCCAAAAGTAAAGGCCATCCGAGGTTTTTCGGATTTCGGATACAGCTTCATCTATGTCATTTTCGAAGATGGAACAGACATTTACTGGGCGCGAACACGCGTGCTGGAGTACCTTTCCAAGATTACTGCGCAGCTGCCAACCGGTGTAAAAACGGAGTTAGGGCCGGATGCAACAAGCCTTGGGTGGGTCTTTCAATATGCACTCGTTGATCGCTCGGGCAAGAACACAAGCGACGAGTTACGCAGCTATCAAGACTGGTATCTAAGGTATGCCATTTCGTCTGTGCCCGGCGTTGCAGAAGTTGCCGCAGTTGGCGGTCAGGTCAGGCAGTATCAGATTACCGTTGATCCCAATGCCTTGGCCGCTTACAATCTACCGTTAGAGGCAGTGATCCAGGCAGTTCGTAAGGGAAATAATGACGTCGGTGGAAGGCTTGTCGAAATCTCTGGCCGTGAATATATGGTTCGTGGCCGTGGGTATGTGGAGTCCATCGCGGATCTGGAACAGCTCGTTCTCCTGTCTCAGGGAGGGACGCCGGTTACAGTCAAAGATGTCGCAACAGTTGCACTTGGTCCGGAGTTGCGGCGGGGTATTACTGACTATAATGGTGAAGGCGACGTTGTCGGAGGAATTGTCGTCATGCGGCAGGGCGAAAATGCGTTAAATGTCATTGAACGAATCAAAGCAAGGATTGAAGAGCTAAGGCCTTCTTTGCCCGAAGGGGTCGAAATCGTCACGACGTATGACCGATCTGAATTAATCGGGCGAGCAATTGATACAGTCGAAGGCAAATTGATAGAAGAACTCATCATTGTTTCTATTATCATCCTGATCTTTCTATGGCATGTTCCATCTGCTGCCATACCGATTGTCACGATTCCAATAAGCGTGGTACTGGCGTTCATACCCATGTACATGATGGGTTTGACCGCAAACATCATGTCCCTTGCCGGAATCGCGATTTCGGTTGGTGTTTTGGTGGACGGAGCGATTGTCGAAGTCGAGAACGCATACAACAAGATTTACCATTGGCAAGCCGGAGGTATGAAGGGAGACTTCCACAAGGTTCGACTAGATGCATTGATGGAAGTTGGGCCGACAGTATTTTTCTCGCTGCTGGTAATTGCGGTCGCGTTCATTCCGGTGTTTACGTTAGTAGATCAGGAAGGCCGGTTGTTCAAGCCACTCGCCTTTTCAAAGAACATTGCGATGGCGATTGCTGCGGTGCTTGCCATCACACTTGATCCGGCGCTGCGAATGATGTTTGCACGGATCGACCCATTCAAGTTTCGACCCAAATTTCTGGCCTGGACTGCGACTAAGTTTGCGGTTGGGACTTACTACTCAGAGGAAAAGCACCCCATAAGCAGGTTCCTACATAGAATTTATGAGCCGCCCTGTCGCTTCGTCTTGCGCCATCCTAAGGCAACCATATTCGCAAGTCTTCTGTTAGTCGCGTTGACCATCCCAGTTTATCTGCAGCTTGGTCATGAGTTCATGCCGCCCTTGCGTGAAGGGAGCTTGCTCTACATGCCTTCAGCAGTTCAACCCGGAATGTCTGTTGCCGAAGCGCAGAAGGCATTGCAGGTGCAAGACAAGCTTCTGATGACATTCCCCGAAGTAGATCGCGTCTTTGGCAAAGCCGGTCGTGCTGAGACGTCCACCGATCCGGCTCCATTCACGATGATGGAAACAACCATCCTGTTGAAGCCCGAATCTGAATGGCGGGAGAAACCTCGTTGGTATTCAAGTTGGTCGCCTGAATGGTTGAAGGCAATACTTAGAACTGCATGGCGCGACAGGATTACAGAGGCCGAACTTGTCAGCGAGATGGACGAGCGGCTTCAGTTGCCCGGGATTAGCAATGCATGGACAATGCCGATCAAGGCTCGTCTTGACATGTTATCGACCGGAATACGAACACCTGTTGGCATAAAGATATCTGGAAGCGATCTTGCTGTTGTGCAGCAAATCGCTGTAGAGATGGAATCGGCGTTACAGGGAGTTCCGGATACTCGAAGTGTGTATGCTGAACGTGTTGCAGGTGGCTACTTCCTTGACTTTGATTTGCGCCGTGACCAGCTTGCCCGATACGGGTTAACTGTTGATGACGCAAATATGATGGTGATGACGGCTGTAGGCGGAGACAATCAGACGACGACCGTCGAAGGTCGGGCGCGATACGGCGTCAATGTGCGTTATGCCCGAATCTTTCGCGACAATCTTGATGCACTCCAGCGTGTGCTCATTTCCTTGCCGAATAATCAGGGACAGATTCCTATGTCTGAAATCGCAGACATTAAGCTAGTTGAGGGACCGGCAATGATCCGTGATGAGAACGGATTACTTGCAGGTTACGTCTATGTAGATTTCGATCCTTCAAAGGTTGATGTAGGTGGATATGTGGAGCATGCCAAGCAAGCTGTATCAGCTTCAGTAAAGATCCCAACGGGCTATTCAGTGGTTTGGAGCGGGCAGTACGAGAACATGTTGCGCGTCAAAGAACGGCTCAAGCTCATAATTCCACTAACACTTATTTTGATCTTTGGGCTCTTGTACATGAACACGAAGTCGAGCTTCAAGTCGTTCATGGTCATGCTGGCAGTTCCCTTTTCTGCCATCGGTGCCGTTTGGTTAATGTATTTCCTCGATTACAATGTCTCTATCGCGGCATGGGTTGGCATGATCGCTTTGCTTGGGCTTGATGCTGAGACGGGCGTATTTATGTTGCTATTTCTCGACCTTTCGCACAATGAAGCAAGGGTCCGAGGACAATTGCGAACTACGGGGGACTTAGTTGAAGCTATCGTACATGGAGCCGTCAAGCGGGTTCGTCCGAAAGCCATGACCGTGTGCGCCGCTTTCATTGGACTACTTCCCATCATGTGGTCCACGGGTGCAGGCTCAGACCTGATGAAACGCGTAGCTGCACCAATGGTGGGAGGATTGGTTACCTCCTTTGCCTTAGAACTTTTGGTCTATCCGGCAATCTACTATCTGTGGAAACGCAAAACTGTTGTCCCCGGGCCGGAATCATCTGCCGACAACGGCGAGAATACGGCGGCAACACTTGTTCCTTGCTGA
- a CDS encoding Ig-like domain-containing protein: protein MSKLFYILLFPVILAVAILTGCKSDSGDDTQTIDDQVLVTVTPADNAVNAPTQSTITVTFDHAMMVMDHMDEMFMLHQGWGIGTAPVAVTYSWNNDNTILTMQPTAALQENMTYTVHLMGMMMGMDGMMYHMMMDTMGMGGMGNGMMMGGMGDDEIRTAFSTGPAIVHQITLDISQDVVFVADGGSGDIAVINPETNTLIGIQPIDSVGYLHHIYLSADNTKLIVSDPNEDLSTGHEESGGNGGHGGHGGGNETMMSRIILLDSRTLLETNRITFEGMTHNAR, encoded by the coding sequence ATGTCAAAGCTATTTTACATTCTTCTGTTCCCGGTTATTCTTGCAGTGGCTATTCTAACGGGCTGCAAAAGCGATAGCGGTGACGATACTCAGACCATAGACGATCAAGTGCTTGTGACAGTTACCCCGGCAGATAATGCTGTAAATGCTCCGACCCAGTCCACCATTACGGTGACGTTTGATCATGCGATGATGGTCATGGACCATATGGACGAGATGTTTATGCTGCACCAAGGATGGGGAATTGGCACGGCACCGGTTGCAGTAACATACTCATGGAACAACGACAACACCATCCTGACCATGCAGCCCACTGCAGCACTGCAAGAGAACATGACCTACACCGTTCACCTTATGGGTATGATGATGGGTATGGACGGGATGATGTATCACATGATGATGGACACGATGGGAATGGGTGGCATGGGGAATGGCATGATGATGGGTGGAATGGGTGATGATGAAATTCGGACGGCGTTTTCAACCGGTCCGGCAATCGTCCACCAAATCACGCTTGACATTTCGCAAGACGTAGTCTTTGTCGCAGACGGAGGATCAGGTGATATTGCTGTAATTAACCCCGAGACAAACACGTTGATTGGAATTCAGCCCATTGATTCGGTTGGCTATTTACACCATATCTATCTTTCGGCAGATAACACGAAGCTGATTGTATCAGACCCCAACGAAGATTTGAGCACAGGACATGAAGAGAGTGGAGGAAATGGCGGTCACGGAGGCCACGGTGGGGGAAATGAAACCATGATGTCCAGGATAATTCTGCTGGATTCACGAACGTTGCTTGAAACAAACAGGATTACCTTTGAGGGTATGACTCACAATGCACGATGA
- a CDS encoding YncE family protein, which yields MGSYMVGTSPLEVTLTPDGEHALTANNGSGTVSKVHFEESATVQHVNVGSGPVGAWITPDGTQAWVTNEVSKTISVIAIESFAVDTTLALGYTPGQAIHSPTRTEVYVADEDNGSVHVFDLQTRTWVADIVTGSRAHGISFKPDGSRAYVTNEMDRSVSVIDCESKTVIATIRVGVSPNGIIYRPAL from the coding sequence GTGGGTAGCTACATGGTTGGCACATCGCCCCTGGAAGTTACGCTCACCCCGGATGGCGAACACGCCTTGACCGCGAACAACGGATCAGGGACAGTTTCTAAGGTGCACTTCGAGGAGTCCGCCACAGTTCAGCACGTCAATGTAGGTAGTGGCCCAGTGGGTGCCTGGATCACGCCGGACGGCACCCAGGCATGGGTGACAAACGAAGTGTCCAAGACTATTTCAGTTATTGCTATTGAATCATTTGCTGTCGATACAACCTTGGCACTCGGTTACACGCCTGGTCAGGCGATCCATAGTCCTACGCGCACTGAAGTGTACGTCGCCGATGAAGACAACGGTTCCGTGCATGTCTTTGATCTCCAGACGCGCACATGGGTTGCAGATATTGTCACTGGAAGCCGTGCGCACGGAATCTCGTTCAAGCCAGACGGCAGCCGGGCCTATGTCACGAATGAAATGGACAGATCTGTATCGGTAATTGACTGCGAGTCAAAAACGGTCATAGCAACTATTCGTGTGGGCGTTTCTCCGAATGGGATTATTTACCGCCCGGCCTTGTAG
- a CDS encoding sensor histidine kinase, with translation MAVFGKIGKRLLSWFVLVALIPLLFMGYQGYYFARLAVKKEAYLHIQAISQQKKSQIEQWFAERRADTEVLSANPSIVEACQLGAISADNRRSLERLLDSYKAQSQAYEFICVYSISGTMLACTKHTDETLAEMHDFVLEAMNSSQPLTSPIHLHNEFGLTIHLSGRVTNEFGKPVGVVITTLGLAYTLNPIILDTTGLGFSGQAYLVDKNKVMLTPSRFMNHPKPLTHTMDSRGIQLALQGSSGVELYHDFEGRDVIGAWDFLPNEQWALITEIDANEAFASLQMLRRNAMLVAIGTLGLILIVVAFISRTLSKPIRELANASSAVSKGDLGRRVAIQLNDELGDLAASFNQMVQSLKDSQKQLVQSERLAAIGELVASVVHEIRNPLSAIKMNLRILETKDLQGELVHSEHFQLAKSQTERIETMLTELLDYSKTITIQKRNVTVLELFNRVSRDFSTLLDERNAVLHARHQNPLDVVSVDDERFMQVFWNLITNSLQAIDASGRSDGKIELISESSPHATVLSIKDNGMGLQEESVKHVFEPFFTTRKNGTGLGLAIAKKIVDAHEGHITFRSRMNEGSEISISLPRST, from the coding sequence ATGGCTGTTTTTGGCAAAATAGGCAAGCGGCTACTTAGCTGGTTCGTGCTTGTAGCTTTAATCCCTTTGCTCTTTATGGGTTATCAGGGCTACTATTTCGCGCGCCTTGCTGTCAAGAAAGAGGCCTATCTTCATATTCAGGCAATATCCCAACAGAAGAAAAGTCAGATAGAACAATGGTTTGCCGAGCGGAGGGCAGACACTGAAGTCCTATCCGCAAACCCTTCAATAGTGGAGGCATGTCAGCTAGGGGCCATATCTGCGGACAACCGACGGAGCCTTGAGAGGCTCCTAGATTCCTATAAAGCACAATCACAGGCCTACGAGTTCATTTGTGTTTACTCAATATCCGGAACAATGCTGGCATGCACAAAGCACACAGATGAAACTCTGGCCGAAATGCATGACTTTGTCCTTGAGGCAATGAATTCAAGCCAGCCCTTGACAAGTCCGATTCATCTGCACAACGAATTCGGGTTGACGATTCATCTTAGCGGCCGCGTTACTAATGAGTTCGGAAAGCCAGTAGGAGTAGTAATCACGACGCTTGGTTTGGCTTACACCTTGAATCCGATAATTCTCGATACGACAGGACTTGGGTTCTCAGGTCAAGCCTACTTGGTTGACAAAAACAAGGTAATGCTCACGCCGTCGCGTTTCATGAACCACCCAAAGCCACTGACTCATACAATGGATTCGCGGGGGATTCAACTTGCCCTCCAGGGTTCAAGCGGCGTGGAATTATATCACGATTTTGAAGGTCGCGATGTCATCGGAGCTTGGGACTTTTTACCGAATGAACAATGGGCTCTGATCACTGAGATTGACGCAAATGAAGCGTTTGCGTCATTACAAATGTTACGCAGAAACGCAATGCTGGTAGCGATCGGCACACTTGGGTTGATTCTCATCGTTGTTGCGTTTATCTCGCGTACATTAAGCAAGCCAATCAGGGAATTGGCAAACGCAAGCTCTGCAGTTTCAAAGGGTGATTTGGGCAGGAGAGTCGCCATCCAGTTGAATGACGAGCTGGGCGACTTAGCTGCAAGTTTCAATCAGATGGTTCAGTCGCTGAAGGATTCACAAAAACAGCTTGTTCAATCCGAACGGCTCGCTGCAATCGGCGAGCTGGTTGCCAGCGTCGTCCACGAGATCCGAAATCCGCTTTCTGCCATTAAAATGAACTTGCGGATATTAGAGACAAAGGATCTTCAAGGCGAACTGGTTCATTCAGAGCATTTCCAATTGGCGAAGAGTCAAACGGAGCGCATTGAAACCATGCTGACGGAGCTTTTAGATTATTCAAAAACAATCACAATCCAGAAACGCAATGTGACCGTTCTGGAGCTATTTAACCGAGTATCAAGAGATTTTTCAACGCTACTCGATGAGCGCAATGCAGTACTGCATGCCAGACATCAGAATCCTCTAGATGTTGTGAGCGTTGACGACGAGCGGTTCATGCAAGTATTCTGGAATCTCATCACTAATTCCCTTCAAGCGATTGACGCCTCGGGCCGGTCGGATGGAAAGATTGAACTGATTTCAGAGTCAAGTCCTCATGCTACAGTTCTATCCATCAAAGACAACGGCATGGGTCTTCAAGAAGAGAGCGTGAAACACGTATTCGAGCCGTTCTTTACAACAAGGAAGAATGGTACGGGACTGGGGTTAGCCATCGCCAAAAAGATTGTCGATGCGCATGAGGGACATATCACATTCAGGAGCCGGATGAACGAAGGTTCCGAAATTAGCATTTCACTGCCACGGTCAACGTAG